The following coding sequences lie in one Arachis hypogaea cultivar Tifrunner chromosome 4, arahy.Tifrunner.gnm2.J5K5, whole genome shotgun sequence genomic window:
- the LOC112797957 gene encoding F-box/kelch-repeat protein At5g15710 isoform X2 → MDRIEHSSEAGSGECSGQLVENGGFYGDGRCYKQASPPRCGGGSRNTSPIGRAGSRNTSPSRQKVVKTKPRGLDEETLATFGKAVHADVLMEDSIWAMLPEDLLHEILARVPPFLIFRLRSVCKRWNSLLQDSSFLKFHSSVPSHGPCLLTFWKNSQIPQCSVFSLPLKAWYRIPFTFLPQWAFWLVGSSGGLVCFSGHDGLTFKTLVCNPLTQAWRVLPSMHYNQQRQLIMVVDRMDRSFKVIATSDIYGDKSLPTEVYDSKADSWSVHQIMPAVNLCSSKMAYCDSRLYLETLSPLGLMMYRLDTGCWEHIPAKFPRSLLDGYLVAGTQKRLFLVGRIGLYSTLQSMRIWELDHAKITWVEINRMPPKYFRALLRLSAERFECFGQDNLICFTSWNQGKGLLFDVDKKIWSWIGGCALQSYNNQVCFYKPRFDASIY, encoded by the coding sequence ATGGATCGTATTGAGCATTCTTCGGAAGCAGGTTCTGGTGAGTGTAGTGGTCAATTAGTAGAaaatggaggtttttatggagaTGGGAGATGCTATAAGCAAGCTTCCCCTCCAAGGTGTGGTGGTGGGTCAAGGAATACTAGTCCTATCGGTCGTGCCGGCTCGAGGAACACTAGCCCTTCGCGGCAGAAGGTTGTTAAGACGAAACCAAGGGGTTTGGATGAAGAAACACTTGCTACATTTGGTAAAGCAGTGCATGCTGATGTTCTGATGGAGGATAGTATTTGGGCAATGCTGCCTGAGGACTTATTGCACGAGATCTTAGCTAGGgttcccccatttctgattttcCGGCTTCGTTCGGTGTGTAAACGGTGGAATTCACTGCTTCAAGACAGTAGTTTTCTGAAATTCCATTCAAGTGTTCCATCCCACGGGCCTTGTCTTCTCACATTTTGGAAGAACTCACAGATCCCTCAATGTTCAGTCTTTAGCTTGCCCTTAAAAGCTTGGTACCGAATACCTTTTACATTTTTGCCGCAGTGGGCGTTCTGGTTGGTTGGTTCTTCCGGTGGTCTCGTGTGCTTTTCAGGGCATGATGGGCTGACATTTAAAACTCTGGTTTGCAATCCCCTCACACAAGCTTGGAGAGTGTTGCCGAGCATGCATTACAATCAGCAAAGGCAACTGATAATGGTTGTTGATCGGATGGATCGATCATTTAAAGTTATAGCCACAAGTGACATATATGGTGACAAGTCACTGCCAACTGAAGTTTATGATTCGAAGGCAGACAGTTGGTCAGTTCATCAGATAATGCCTGCAGTTAATCTCTGCTCGTCAAAGATGGCCTATTGCGACTCCAGATTGTACTTGGAAACCCTTTCGCCACTTGGTTTGATGATGTATAGACTAGATACAGGATGCTGGGAACATATTCCAGCTAAATTTCCACGATCACTGTTAGATGGATATTTGGTTGCCGGTACCCAGAAGCGTCTTTTTCTTGTCGGAAGGATCGGCCTTTATAGTACCCTACAGAGTATGAGAATTTGGGAGTTGGATCATGCCAAAATTACATGGGTGGAGATCAACAGGATGCCCCCCAAGTATTTTCGTGCTTTGTTGAGACTATCAGCTGAGAGATTCGAATGTTTTGGCCAGGACAATTTAATCTGCTTCACATCTTGGAACCAAGGGAAGGGTCTTCTCTTTGATGTCGATAAAAAGATCTGGTCTTGGATCGGTGGGTGTGCTCTTCAGTCATATAACAATCAAGTATGTTTCTACAAGCCAAGGTTTGATGCATCGATATACTAA
- the LOC112794486 gene encoding uncharacterized protein, which translates to MFSLLSFLSLFDIVVEQKRKYTKPYKKKPHQMKLIIIRMISSLLLGFMLVITAQGNSSSVSNVSGQNSNQNKLEVMTGMTTMYQKEPIIERSGIANNMRKLWLGAKKKLTKHEEDTDSKNTHEENISGNVLYGLKSSFGSLGEQKKDQNKHMIMESKASRLFTKFVIPRRSGPTKTNTCSQDCNDVSINERRRKSLKISEEAKEEGTSHKKDESHHHQSLVDAEKEVANLIYKDYKGKPSHKPPINNNEPGN; encoded by the exons ATGTTCTCCTTGTTAAGTTTTCTCTCTTTATTTGATATAGTTGTTGAACAAAAGAGAAAATATACAAAACCATATAAGAAGAAACCTCATCAAATGAAGCTCATAATAATCAGAATGATTTCAAGCCTTTTATTAGGGTTTATGTTAGTCATCACTGCCCAAGGGAACTCATCATCAGTTTCAAATGTTTCAG GTCAGAATAGTAACCAAAACAAGCTTGAAGTGATGACTGGAATGACAACCATGTATCAAAAg GAACCAATAATTGAAAGGAGTGGAATTGCTAATAATATGAGGAAACTATGGCTTGGAGCAAAGAAGAAACTTACAAAACATGAAGAAGACACGGATTCCAAGAATACTCACGAAGAGAATATTTCAG GAAATGTGCTATATGGTTTGAAGTCCTCTTTCGGAAGCCTAGGAGAGCAAAAGAAAGATCag AATAAGCATATGATAATGGAGTCAAAGGCATCAAGATTATTCACCAAATTTGTGATTCCAAGGAGAAGTGGTCCAACCAAAACAAACACATGTTCACAAGATTGCAATGATGTATCAATTaatgaaagaagaaggaagagcttAAAGATATCTGAAGAAGCAAAAGAAGAAGGTACTTCTCATAAGAAAGATGAAAGCCATCATCACCAAAGTCTTGTTGATGCAGAAAAAGAGGTAGCCAATCTCATCTATAAAGACTATAAAGGAAAACCAAGCCACAAGCCACCCATCAATAATAATGAGCCTGGAAATTGA
- the LOC112797957 gene encoding F-box/kelch-repeat protein At5g15710 isoform X1, translated as MDRIEHSSEAGSGECSGQLVENGGFYGDGRCYKQASPPRCGGGSRNTSPIGRAGSRNTSPSRQKVVKTKPRGLDEETLATFGKAVHADVLMEDSIWAMLPEDLLHEILARVPPFLIFRLRSVCKRWNSLLQDSSFLKFHSSVPSHGPCLLTFWKNSQIPQCSVFSLPLKAWYRIPFTFLPQWAFWLVGSSGGLVCFSGHDGLTFKTLVCNPLTQAWRVLPSMHYNQQRQLIMVVDRMDRSFKVIATSDIYGDKSLPTEVYDSKADSWSVHQIMPAVNLCSSKMAYCDSRLYLETLSPLGLMMYRLDTGCWEHIPAKFPRSLLDGYLVAGTQKRLFLVGRIGLYSTLQSMRIWELDHAKITWVEINRMPPKYFRALLRLSAERFECFGQDNLICFTSWNQGKGLLFDVDKKIWSWIGGCALQSYNNQLVISFLNGIKSETPLWRY; from the exons ATGGATCGTATTGAGCATTCTTCGGAAGCAGGTTCTGGTGAGTGTAGTGGTCAATTAGTAGAaaatggaggtttttatggagaTGGGAGATGCTATAAGCAAGCTTCCCCTCCAAGGTGTGGTGGTGGGTCAAGGAATACTAGTCCTATCGGTCGTGCCGGCTCGAGGAACACTAGCCCTTCGCGGCAGAAGGTTGTTAAGACGAAACCAAGGGGTTTGGATGAAGAAACACTTGCTACATTTGGTAAAGCAGTGCATGCTGATGTTCTGATGGAGGATAGTATTTGGGCAATGCTGCCTGAGGACTTATTGCACGAGATCTTAGCTAGGgttcccccatttctgattttcCGGCTTCGTTCGGTGTGTAAACGGTGGAATTCACTGCTTCAAGACAGTAGTTTTCTGAAATTCCATTCAAGTGTTCCATCCCACGGGCCTTGTCTTCTCACATTTTGGAAGAACTCACAGATCCCTCAATGTTCAGTCTTTAGCTTGCCCTTAAAAGCTTGGTACCGAATACCTTTTACATTTTTGCCGCAGTGGGCGTTCTGGTTGGTTGGTTCTTCCGGTGGTCTCGTGTGCTTTTCAGGGCATGATGGGCTGACATTTAAAACTCTGGTTTGCAATCCCCTCACACAAGCTTGGAGAGTGTTGCCGAGCATGCATTACAATCAGCAAAGGCAACTGATAATGGTTGTTGATCGGATGGATCGATCATTTAAAGTTATAGCCACAAGTGACATATATGGTGACAAGTCACTGCCAACTGAAGTTTATGATTCGAAGGCAGACAGTTGGTCAGTTCATCAGATAATGCCTGCAGTTAATCTCTGCTCGTCAAAGATGGCCTATTGCGACTCCAGATTGTACTTGGAAACCCTTTCGCCACTTGGTTTGATGATGTATAGACTAGATACAGGATGCTGGGAACATATTCCAGCTAAATTTCCACGATCACTGTTAGATGGATATTTGGTTGCCGGTACCCAGAAGCGTCTTTTTCTTGTCGGAAGGATCGGCCTTTATAGTACCCTACAGAGTATGAGAATTTGGGAGTTGGATCATGCCAAAATTACATGGGTGGAGATCAACAGGATGCCCCCCAAGTATTTTCGTGCTTTGTTGAGACTATCAGCTGAGAGATTCGAATGTTTTGGCCAGGACAATTTAATCTGCTTCACATCTTGGAACCAAGGGAAGGGTCTTCTCTTTGATGTCGATAAAAAGATCTGGTCTTGGATCGGTGGGTGTGCTCTTCAGTCATATAACAATCAA CTCGTTATAAGCTTTTTGAATGGAATCAAAAGTGAAACACCTTTATGGAGATACTGA
- the LOC112797956 gene encoding calcium/calmodulin-regulated receptor-like kinase 2 — protein MVKQADLVIICVTVGVALGVLIACATFFAARWYKKRIRLIRSANDPGSTTLPIRTNGLGASTEISASLTSSIAISGSDNLQRKTNYFSWWNHQTKDPVSPASGILKYSYKEIQKATKNFTNTLGEGSFGTVYKATMATGEVVAVKMLAPNSKQGEKEFQTEVLLLGRLHHRNLVNLLGYCVDKGQRMLVYEFMSNGSLSNLLYDEDKDLSWDDRLQIAVDISHGIQYLHEGAVPPVIHRDLKSANILLDHSMRAKVADFGLSKEEVFDDHKSGLKGTYGYMDPAYISTSKFTMKSDIYSFGIIIFELITAIHPHQNLMEYINLAAMDYDGIDGIIETQLVGKCNLEEVRKLAKIAHKCLHKSPRKRPSIGEISQGIMMIKQRRLVKEDTMSFASSNYSRTLSRIEDQQVELSRIATTMNQREGR, from the exons ATGGTTAAGCAAGCTGATTTAGTCATCATATGTGTCACTGTTGGTGTGGCCCTTGGAGTTCTCATAGCTTGCGCCACATTCTTCGCCGCGAGGTGGTACAAGAAGCGCATTCGACTCATAAGATCTGCAAATGATCCTGGTTCAACAACTCTTCCAATAAGAACAAATGGATTGGGAGCAAGCACTGAAATTAGTGCTTCTCTCACAAGTTCCATAGCCATTTCAGGATCAGATAATCTACAAAGGAAGACAAATTATTTCAGTTGGTGGAATCATCAAACTAAGGATCCAGTTTCCCCTGCTTCTGGAATTCTGAAGTACTCTTACAA AGAAATTCAAAAGGCCacaaagaatttcacaaatacaTTAGGAGAAGGATCATTTGGCACAGTTTATAAAGCCACAATGGCTACAGGAGAGGTGGTAGCTGTGAAGATGCTTGCTCCCAACTCCAAACAAGGAGAGAAAGAGTTCCAGACAGAG GTACTTCTGCTAGGAAGACTGCATCATCGGAATCTTGTGAACTTGTTAGGATACTGTGTAGATAAAGGACAGCGTATGTTGGTTTATGAATTCATGAGTAATGGAAGTTTATCAAACCTTTTATATG ATGAAGACAAGGATCTAAGTTGGGATGACAGGCTGCAGATTGCTGTTGATATTTCACATGGAATACAATACCTTCATGAAGGA GCAGTCCCACCAGTGATACATCGCGATTTGAAATCGGCCAACATACTTCTAGATCACTCCATGAGAGCTAAG GTGGCTGATTTTGGGCTATCAAAGGAAGAGGTATTTGATGACCACAAATCTGGCCTTAAAGGCACATATGGCTATATGGATCCAGCATACATCTCCACAAGCAAGTTCACAATGAAGAGTGACATTTACAGTTTTGGTATAATAATCTTTGAGCTCATTACTGCCATCCACCCCCATCAAAATTTGATGGAATACATCAACCTT GCTGCAATGGACTATGATGGCATAGATGGGATTATTGAGACACAACTTGTGGGGAAATGCAACCTTGAAGAAGTAAGGAAGCTAGCCAAAATTGCTCACAAATGTTTGCATAAATCACCTAGGAAAAGACCCTCTATTGGTGAAATATCACAAGGTATAATGATGATTAAGCAAAGGCGCCTTGTGAAGGAAGACACCATGTCATTTGCAAGCAGTAACTACTCAAGAACTTTGAGTAGGATAGAGGATCAACAAGTTGAGTTAAGTAGGATAGCCACCACCATGAACCAAAGAGAAGGTAGATGA